In Archangium violaceum, the following are encoded in one genomic region:
- a CDS encoding Kelch repeat-containing protein — protein MKRVSTSCAMVALFTLVFSCSSAPAPDEPSERTVSRGLSTPRKLLPFVALADGRVLAAGGHDGNRTLMSCEVYDPETGEWRATGALRAARRNHAAVTLADGRVLVMGGTYSASFGALASAEMYDPATGRWTAVADMAEARNDPAAVLLADGRVLVAGGLDVDRRPVRSAELFEPATGRWTRTGAPTSARGGAQTGVVLASGKVLFVSGLQAELYDPASGQWTKTGPVGGVAGTHRSGHTVTRLPDGRVLVVGGTTSRAAATAELYDPAKDEWLQVKEPGTPREAHGAWVEEGEDGRVRVRVVGGFHVMSGALASVESYDVASNTWSAEPALRTARRGAGLVRLPDGAVLVVGGSNDLEGTLATSERYAPEVCMPLTCEAAGRVCGAVPDGCGGTLECGPCAVEPRCGPEGCGVERAMFDPELRAPRCDGVEQGCTSGVLLTGRGRLGPESNAPNALWGSCEDGEGGKHERDEALDGLRVVTVEGGTLAPGRTVRVEATVWAYTDPGENRLDLYFAADARNPAWTYLATLTPSRPGAQVLSATLVLPAGALQAVRGVFRYAGSAEPCPGGVFDDVDDLVFATR, from the coding sequence ATGAAAAGGGTTTCGACGTCCTGCGCCATGGTGGCGCTCTTCACATTGGTGTTCTCGTGCAGCTCGGCGCCGGCGCCGGACGAGCCGTCGGAGAGGACGGTGTCGCGAGGGCTGTCCACGCCGCGCAAGCTGCTGCCCTTCGTCGCGCTGGCGGACGGGCGGGTGCTGGCCGCGGGAGGGCATGACGGCAACCGCACGCTGATGAGCTGCGAGGTGTACGACCCGGAGACGGGGGAGTGGCGTGCCACGGGGGCCCTGCGCGCGGCGCGGCGCAACCACGCGGCGGTGACGCTGGCGGACGGGCGGGTGCTGGTGATGGGGGGCACGTACTCGGCCTCCTTCGGCGCGCTGGCGAGCGCGGAGATGTACGACCCGGCGACGGGCCGGTGGACGGCGGTGGCGGACATGGCCGAGGCGCGCAACGACCCGGCGGCGGTGCTGCTGGCGGACGGGCGGGTGCTGGTGGCGGGCGGCCTCGACGTGGACCGGCGCCCGGTGCGCTCGGCGGAGCTGTTCGAGCCGGCGACGGGGCGGTGGACGCGCACGGGGGCGCCGACGTCCGCGCGTGGTGGGGCGCAGACGGGCGTGGTGCTGGCGAGCGGCAAGGTGCTCTTCGTGAGCGGGCTGCAGGCGGAGCTGTACGACCCGGCGAGCGGCCAGTGGACGAAGACGGGCCCGGTGGGGGGCGTGGCGGGGACGCACCGCTCGGGGCACACGGTGACGCGGCTGCCGGATGGGCGGGTGCTGGTGGTGGGCGGCACCACGTCGCGCGCGGCGGCCACGGCGGAGCTGTACGACCCGGCGAAGGACGAGTGGCTGCAGGTGAAGGAGCCGGGCACGCCGCGCGAGGCGCATGGGGCGTGGGTGGAGGAGGGCGAGGATGGGCGGGTGCGGGTGCGGGTGGTGGGAGGCTTCCACGTGATGTCGGGGGCACTCGCGTCGGTGGAGAGCTACGACGTGGCGTCGAACACGTGGAGCGCGGAGCCGGCCCTGCGGACGGCGCGGCGGGGGGCGGGGCTGGTGCGGCTGCCGGACGGCGCGGTGCTGGTGGTGGGCGGCTCCAACGACCTCGAGGGGACACTGGCCACGAGCGAGCGGTACGCGCCGGAGGTGTGCATGCCTCTGACGTGCGAGGCGGCGGGCCGGGTGTGTGGCGCGGTGCCGGACGGTTGCGGCGGGACGCTGGAGTGCGGCCCCTGCGCGGTGGAGCCTCGGTGTGGCCCGGAGGGCTGCGGGGTGGAGCGCGCGATGTTCGACCCGGAGCTGAGGGCACCCCGGTGTGACGGGGTGGAGCAGGGGTGCACCTCGGGCGTGCTGCTGACGGGGCGGGGGCGGCTGGGCCCGGAGTCGAACGCGCCCAACGCGCTGTGGGGCTCGTGCGAGGACGGCGAGGGGGGCAAGCACGAGCGGGACGAGGCGCTCGACGGGCTGCGGGTGGTGACGGTGGAGGGAGGGACGCTGGCGCCGGGGAGGACGGTGCGGGTGGAGGCCACGGTGTGGGCGTACACGGATCCGGGGGAGAACCGGTTGGACCTGTACTTCGCGGCGGATGCGCGCAACCCGGCGTGGACGTACCTGGCGACGCTCACGCCGAGCCGTCCGGGGGCGCAGGTGCTGTCGGCGACGTTGGTGCTGCCGGCGGGGGCGCTGCAGGCGGTGCGGGGCGTGTTCCGCTACGCGGGCAGCGCCGAGCCGTGTCCCGGTGGCGTCTTTGACGACGTGGATGACCTCGTGTTCGCCACGCGGTGA